The Leptospira terpstrae serovar Hualin str. LT 11-33 = ATCC 700639 nucleotide sequence ACGCACAGAGTGATGCTAGGAGTTTTCTTGCTCCCCACCTGGGATGGTCTTTTCTCTCTTGTAAAATTAGTTCAATGATTTTCTTTCGAGTTTGGTGTGGATGGTATTTCGGTCTTCGGCTTTTGTCTTTTAACCCATCGATCCCATATAGTTTGTATTGCTTTAAATATTTATACCCCGTCACTCTACTGATATTGAATTCATGACAAA carries:
- a CDS encoding helix-turn-helix domain-containing protein, translated to MAWKETNVFEERMKFVVAWKRGGWSLTDLCHEFNISRVTGYKYLKQYKLYGIDGLKDKSRRPKYHPHQTRKKIIELILQERKDHPRWGARKLLASLCA